In a genomic window of Lycium ferocissimum isolate CSIRO_LF1 chromosome 9, AGI_CSIRO_Lferr_CH_V1, whole genome shotgun sequence:
- the LOC132029700 gene encoding probable LRR receptor-like serine/threonine-protein kinase At1g53430 translates to MDTYVRFCALVVSISLALNCLGSVAQLLPEEEVNVLKTISSKLQNKYWNGISRASCREGKGFNKTVYDKIFSNVTCDCSFNSNSICHVVIIQLKGLSMTGILPPEFAELTHLRELDLSRNYLNGSIPSSYGKLRVTILSLLGNRISGPIPKELGDIETLEELNLENNLLEGPLPTNLGSLSRLRKM, encoded by the exons ATGGATACTTATGTCAGATTTTGTGCTTTAGTTGTTTCTATATCTCTGGCTTTGAATTGCCTGGGATCTGTTGCTCAACTTTTGCCTGAAGAAGAAG TAAATGTTCTGAAAACAATATCATCGAAACTTCAGAACAAATATTGGAACGGCATCAGCAGAGCTTCTTGCAGAGAGGGGAAAGGTTTCAACAAGACTGTTTATGATAAAATCTTCAGCAACGTAACGTGTGACTGCTCATTCAATAGCAACTCAATTTGCCATGTTGTAATAAT CCAATTGAAGGGTCTCAGTATGACAGGAATTCTGCCTCCAGAATTTGCAGAGCTTACTCATCTGCGAGAATT AGATTTGTCTCGCAATTACTTAAATGGATCGATTCCCTCAAGCTATGGAAAACTTCGCGTCACTATTCT GTCACTCCTGGGTAACCGTATCAGTGGGCCGATTCCCAAGGAATTAGGTGACATTGAAACACTGGAAGAACT aaatttggaaaataatctACTTGAAGGACCTCTTCCTACAAACCTTGGTAGTTTGAGCCGCCTGAGAAAAATGTAA